A stretch of DNA from Rhizobacter sp.:
GCCACGCCGCGCAGCGAAGGGCGCAAGCCCTGGCCGCGGTAGGCGCCGGAGCCGCTGTCGAGGTCCACATGCAGCAGCCAGGCGACGCCTGGCTTGCCGCTGGCGTCGTCGCCATCCTGCATGTGCCACTTGAGGCCGAGCGCGGCGTCGGACGTGCCGCGCTCGCGCTGCGTGCCGCTCGCATCGGTGCTGCTGCTGCGCGTGATGCCATCGCTTTCGACGCGGAACTCCAGCGTGTCGTTGAAGCCCAGGCGCAGCAGCGTGGGCGTCACGGCCATGCGCGAGCGCACGCCATCGGCGCGGTTGCGCTCGGAGGCGAAGCCGGTCTCGATCTGCACGCGGCCCTTCCCGACCACGTCGCTCGACTCCACGAAGTCGGGCCGGTCGGTGGCGATGCTGTCTTCGGCGGCGGCGGCCGGGTTGAAGATGGTCGCCAGGCAAAAGAGGGCGCATGCCGCGGCGATCAACATCGCGGCGCTGGGTCTGTCGTTCATGGGTCTAGCTTTCGAGCAGGGGTCAGGCTTGTGCCCCGATCACGGCACCGATGCGGATCGAGTGCGTCTCGGGGATCTCGGAATGACCCAGCACCCGCAGGCGCGGCGCCGCTCGCTTGAGCAGGCGCGCCATCGGGGCGCGGATCATGTCGGGCACCAAGAGGCAGGCCGGGTGGCCCAGGTCTTCCTGGCGCTTGGCCGATTGCGCGGCGCTGCGCGCGAGCGTGTCGGCCACGCCCGGGTCGAGCGCCGCACCGTGCGGCGAGTTGAGGGCCTGGGTGACCAGCCGCTCGAGTTCGGGTTCGAGTGCGATGACCTCCAGCTCCTGCACCGGGCCGTAGATCTGCTGCACGATCGCGGGCGCGATGTGGATGCGGATGCGGCGGGCCAGCTCGGCCGGGTCGCTCACCGTCGACGAATGTTCGGCCAGGCACTCCACGATGGAGCGCATGTCGCGGATGTGCACGCCTTCTTCGAGCAGCAGCTGCAGCACCTTCTGCAACGAGGGAATGCTCACCATCTTGGGCACCACGTCTTCGATCATGCGCGGCGCGAGCTTGGTCACGTGCTCCACCAGCTGCTGCACCTCCACGCGGCCGAGCAGGCGCGCGGCGTGCATCTGCATCAGGTGCGACAGGTGCGTGGCGATCACGGTCGAGCAGTCGACCACCGTGAAGCCATTCATCTGCGCGGCTTCGCGCTGGCGCTCTTCGATCCACACTGCGGGCAGGCCAAAGGCGGGGTCGGTGGTCTTGGTGCCGATGAGATTCGTCGTCGCACCGCCCGGGTTGATGGCGAGCAGCATGCCGGGGAAGGCTTCGCCCTCGCCCACCACCGCGCCACGCAGCGTGAGGCGGTACATGCTGGGCTTCAACTCCAGGTTGTCGCGGATGTGCACCGGCGGCGGCAGGAAGCCCACGTCTTGCGCGAACTTGCGGCGCACGCCCTTGATGCGCTGGAGCAGGTCGCCGTTCTTGGCCTTGTCGACGAGTGCGATCAGGCGGTAGCCCACTTCGAGGCCGAGCGTGTCGACGGGTTGCAGGTCGTCCCAGGTGGCTTCGGCGTTGGGCTCGGCGGCCACGGCCGGCGTGGGCGGGGCGAGCTTGGCGCGCTGGTTGCGACGGTGCATCCACCAGGCGCCGTAGCCGAGGGCCGAGGCGATCAAGAGGAACACCAGGTGCGGCATGCCGGGGATCAGCCCCAGCAGGCCGATCACACCCGCGGTGATGGCGAGCGTGCGCGGCGAGTTGAAGACCTGGCTGCCGATCTGCGTGCCGACGTCCTGCTCCTTGCCGACGCGCGAGACGACCATCGCGGCTGCGACCGAGATCAGCAGCGCGGGCACTTGCGCGACGAGTGCGTCGCCGATGGCGAGCAGGATGTAGCTGTTGGCGGCCTGGCCGGCCGACAGGCTGTGCTGCACCACGCCGATGATGAAGCCGCCGATGATGTTGATGAAGAGGATGAGCAAGCCCGCCATCGCGTCGCCGCGCACGAACTTCGACGCACCGTCCATCGAGCCGAAGAACTCGGCTTCCGCGCCCACTTCGGCGCGGCGGCGCTTGGCTTCCTTCTCGTCGATGAGGCCGGCGTTCAGGTCGGCGTCGATCGCCATCTGCTTGCCGGGCATCGCATCGAGCGTGAAGCGCGCCGCCACTTCGGCAATGCGCTCCGCACCCTTGGTCACCACCACGAAGTTGATGACCACGAGGATGGCGAACACGATCAGGCCGACCGCGAAGTTGCCGCCGATCAGGAAGTGCCCGAAGGATTCGATCACCTTGCCGGCCGCGCCGGGGCCGGTGTGGCCTTCCATCAGCACCACGCGGGTGGAGGCGATGTTGAGCGACAGGCGCATCAGCGTCGTCAACAGGATGACGGTCGGGAAGGCCGAGAAATCGAGCGGGCGCACCATGTAGGCGGCCACCACCATCACCATCAGCGCGAGCGCGATGTTCAGCGTGAACATCATGTCGAGCGCAAACGCCGGCAACGGCAGCACCATCATCGCGAGCACGAGGATGATGAACACCGGCGCCATCAGCGCCTTCATTGCGCCTGCATGCTGCGGCCCAAGCCACGCTTGCAACTGCTTCATCACGGGATTCATTCCATCACCTCGTCAGGCACCCAGCCCGGCTTGTTGTGCGGGTCCAGCTCCGGCGGCACGTTGAGATCGGGCAGCGCGCCCGGCATCGCCACGCGGCCGGCGATGGCGGCGCGCAGCTGGTACACGTAGGCCAGCACCTGCGCCACGGCGGAGAAGAGCGCCGCGGGGATCTCGCGGTCGACTTCGGCGTGGGCATAGAGCGCTCGGGCGAGCACCGGCGCCTGCAGCACCGGCACCTGCGATTCGCGGGCGGTGTCGCGGATCTTGAAGGCCATCAGGTCGGCGCCCTTGGCCACCACCTTCGGCGCGCCCATCTTGGCGTCGTCGTACTTGAGGGCCACCGCATAGTGGGTCGGGTTCATCACGACCAGGTCGGCGTTGGGAATCGCGGCGAGCATGCGCTTGTTGCTCATCTCGCGCATGCGGGCCCGCGCCTTGGCCTTGACTTCGACGTTGCCCTCGACTTCCTTCTGCTCCTGCTTCATTTCCTGGTGGCTCATCTTGAGCCGCTGGGCATGCAGGAACTTCTGCAGCGGCACGTCGACCGTCGCAAAGAGCGCCAGCGCCAGCAGGAGCAGCAGCATGCCGCCCACGATGGCGGTGCCGGCATGCGAGAGCGCGGCCGGCAGCGCCATGGTGAGCGCACCGCCGAAGGTGTCGATGTTGGCGCGCAGGTAGAGCGCGCCGACGGTGCCGAGGATGAGCGCCAGCAGCGAGGCCTTGAGCGCATCGATGAGCTGCTGCTTGGAGAAGATGCGCGGGATGCCGGTGATCGGGTTGAGCTTGCCGAAGTTGGGCATGAGCGGCTTGAAGGTCCACACCCAGCCGCCGGCGAAGACGCTGGCGGCCAGTGCCACGACCATCATCAGCGCGCCCAGCGGCAGCACGATCAGCAGCATCTGCATGGCCAGATCGGCCAGGCGCTGGGTCATGAATTCGGGCGACTGCACCGCCGCCGCGTTGAAGCGCAGGCCGTTCTGGAGCAGCTTGCCCGACCAGTGCGTGATCTGCGGCGCCGCGGCGACGACAGCGGCGCCACCCACCGCGATGGCGGCGAAGTGCCCCAGGTCGCGCGAACGCACGACCTGGCCCTCTTTGCGGGCTTTGTCCAGCTTCCGTTGCGAAGCTGGCAGGTTGCGGTCTTGGTCGGAGGCGGCCATGGATGGGGGTGGTAGTCCCCATCATTGTTTCGATTCGCGGCGGAATCTTGAGCCGGATAAGAGGGCAAAGGCCGGCCCACTTCGCGCCTTGCGGCGGCGCGCGATGTCAGTGCCCGCTACAAGAACTTGGAGAGCATCTGCTCCAGCACCATCGTGAACGGCGCCTGCATCATCGGCAGCGTGAGCAGCACCCCGAAGAGGCCGACGGCCAGGGTGATGGGGAAGCCGATGGCAAAGATGTTCATCTGCTGCGACACGCGCGAGATGACGCCCAGCACGAGGTTGACGAAGAGCAGCATCGTCACCATGGGCAGCGCGATCCACAGGCCCAGCTGGAAGACTTCAGCGCCCCAGGTGTGCGGCTGCAAGGTGCGCAGGAAGGCAAACGGCTCGGGCGACACCGGGAAGGCATTGAAGCTGCCCACCAGCGCCATGATGATGAGCAGGTGGCCGTTGATCACGATGAAGAGCCAGGCGACCGTGGTGCCGAAGAATCGGCCCACCGCCGTACCCGCCCCGCCGGTCGACGGGTCGAAGAAGCCGGCGTAGTTGAGGCCCATCTGCAGGCCGACGAGTTCACCGGCGAACTCGATAGCGGCGAAGACGATGCGCGCCGCGAAGCCGAGCGTGAGGCCCACCAGCACCTGCTGGATCACGACGAGCACCGCCACCGCGGAGTTCAGCTGGATCACCGGCATCGCCGGGAGCGAGGCTTGCGCGCAGACGGTGATGAGAAATGCGAGCGCCACGCGGATGCGCATCGGCACCTGCCGCTGCGACAGCACCGGGATGGTGGTGAACAGCGCCAGCGTGCGCAGGAACGGCCACAGGAGCGGCGTGAGCCACTCCATGACCTGGGCTTCGGTGAAGGTGAGCACGGCTACAGGCCCTTCGACAGGCTCAGGGCGAACGGCGCGAGGTCAGCCGACCGCGCCGGGAATCGACGTGATCGTGCGCTGGATGAACTCGACCAGCGTGGTCATCATCCACGGGCCGGCAATCGCCATCACCGCCACGGCGGCGACGAGCTTCGGCACGAACGACAGCGTCGATTCGTGGATCTGCGTGGCCGCCTGGAAGATGCTCACGAGCAGGCCTACGCCGAGGATGACCAGCAGCACGGGAGCGGCCACCATCAGCAGGAGGTAGAGGCCTTGTTGGCCGACGGTGAAGACTTGTTGGGAATCCATGCTTGAACCACCACCGTTCGCCCTGAGCCTGTCGAAGGGCAGCGAACGCATCGGAAAGGGCTTCGACAGGCTCAGCCCGAACGGACCATCAGGTCGCGAAGCTCGCCGCCAGCGAACCCAGCAGCAGGTTCCAGCCATCGGCCAGTACGAAGAGCATCAGCTTGAAGGGCAGCGCCACCAGCACCGGGCTCAGCATCATCATGCCCAGGCTCATCAGCACGCTGGCCACGATCATGTCGATCACGAGGAAGGGGATGAAGATGAGAAAGCCGATCTGGAAGGCGCTTTTCAGCTCGCTCGTGACGAAGGCAGGCACCAGCACCTTGAAGGGCACGTCGGCGGCCTTCACGCTCGGGTCGACCTTCGCGAGCTTGGCGAAAAGGGCCACGTCGGACTGACGCGTCTGCTTGAGCATGAACTCGCGCATGGGCACCTCGCCGCGCTTGAGCGCTTCGTCGAAGGCGATCTTGTTTTCGCTGTACGGCTGGTAGGCCTGGGTGTAGACCTTGTCGAGCGTCGGGCTCATCACGAAGAAGGTGAGGAAGAGGGAGAGGCCCACGATCACCTGGTTGGGCGGCGCCGACTGCGTGCCGAGCGCCTGGCGCAAGAGGCTCAGCACGATCACGATGCGGGTGAAGCCCGTCATCAAGAGCAGCACGGCCGGCAAGAAGCTCAACGCGGTGAAGAAGAGCAGCGTCTGGATCGGCACCGAGTAGCTGGTGCCGCCCGCGCCCTGGCCCACCACCAGCGGCAGGCTCGGGCCGCCCGCTTGTTGGGCTAAAGCCATGCAAGGAACTGCCGAAATCAACGACAGGCTGGCAATGCGGGCCACGCGCTTCATGCGGGGCGAAAAAAAAGCGAGATCAGTGTCCACCACTGGGTCCTTGGGGATCGCGGCGCAGCTTGGCAAGCAGCTGTGCAAAAGGGGGCACCGGCTGGCCGGCGCTTGGTGCGGCATCGGCCTGTGGCGGCATGGTGTGCAGCGTGGTGATGGTCTGCGCGGTCACGCCGAGCACGAGCCACTGGCGGTCGGCGCCTTGCCCCACTTCGACGGTGACGATGCGCTGGCTCGGAGACAGCGGCAGCATGGCGACGCTGCGCATCACGCCCTGTCCACCCGCGCCACCCATCGGCGTGCGCTTGAGCAGCCACAGCGCGGCCGGGATCATCGCCACGATGGCAATGAACCACAGGATCGAGGTGATACCAGTGGACATCAGCCGCCCTTGCTCAGGCGGCGCATGCGCTCGCTCGGCGTCACGATGTCGGTGAGGCGGATACCGAACTTGTCGTTCACCACCACCACCTCGCCCTGGGCGATCAGGTAGCCGTTGACCAGCACGTCCATCGGCTCGCCGGCCAGTGCGTCGAGCTCGACCACCGAGCCTTGCGCCAGCTGCAGGATGTGCTTGATGGGGATGCGGGTGCGACCCAGTTCCACGGTGAGCTGCACCGGGATGTCCAGGATCATGTTGATGTCGTTGCCCGCCGCGGCCGGGTTGGCCTGGCCGAAGTTCTGGAACGCGACCGGCGCGGCCTGCTCGGCCTGCACTTCGGCGGCGACTTCGGGCTTGGCTTCGGCGAGCGCAGCAGCCCATTCGGCTGCCATCGCGTCTTCGGCGGATTGGCCGGTGTTTTCTTCAGCTGACATTGTTCTCTCCAAGCCAGGTCAGGTTTGAGCTGGACAACATGCGATCGATCTTGAGGGCGTACTTGCCGTTGGACGTGCCGTAGTGGCAGTCGAAGATGGGCACGCCCACCACCTTGCCCTGGATGCCGGCTTCGAGGTCGAGCTCGATGAAATCACCCGGCTTGAAGGCGAGCAGCTGCTCGACCGTGGCATCGGCCTTGGCGAGCTCCGCCACGACCTCGACCTCGGCGGCCTGGATCTGCTGCTTCATCAGGTTGACCCAGCGGCGATCGGGTTCGTTGCTGTCGCCCTGGATGGTCGAATACAGCACGTCGCGGATGGGCTCCAGCGTGGCGTAGGGAATGCAGAAGTGGATGGTGCCGGTGGTGTCGCCGATCTCGAGCGTGAAGCTCGTGGCGACCACGATCTCGCTCGGCGTGGCGATGTTGGCGAACTGGGGCTGCATCTCCGAGCGCTGGTAGTCGAGCTCCAGCGGGTAGATGCCGTTCCACGCCTTCTTGTATTCGGCGGTGATCACCTCCACCAGGCGCGTGATGATGCGCTGCTCGGTGGGCGAGAAATCGCGGCCCTCGATGCGGGTGTGGAACTTGCCGGCACCGCCGAAGAGCGCGTCGATCACGGCGAACACCAGCGTCGGGTCGCACACGATGAGGCCCGAACCGCGCAGCGGCCGCACGCTCATGATGTTGAAGTTGGTGGGCACCACGATCTCGCGCAGGAAGGCGCTGTACTTCTGCACCTTGATGCCGCCGATGGAAATCTCGGGGCTGCGGCGGATGAAGTTGAAGAGACCGATGCGGATGTTGCGCGCGAAGCGCTCGTTGATGATCTCCATCGTGGGCATGCGCCCACGGACGATCCGCTCCTGGCTCGCGATGTCGTAGTCGCGGATGCCGCCTTGCGCGACCTCTTCCTGCTCGAGCTTCTGGCTCTCGCCGGTGATGCCCTGCAGCAGCGCATCGACTTCGTCTTGCGACAGGATTTGCTGGTTCATGTTCTTACTGAACGATGAAGTTCGAGAAGTGGACGCGTTTGATCGGGCTGCTTGCGGAAGCGCTCGCCTTCTTCTTCTTTTTCTTCGGCTGGTCTTCGTCTTCCACCTCGTCGTCGGTGGACTCGACCCGCGCCACGGGTTCATCCTTGATCTCGATGCCCAGCGGCAGCCCGGCCTCGCGCATGATGTCTTTCGCCAGGGCCAGCTTGCCCTCGCGCGACAGCAGCTGCCCCGAGGTCTTGTGCGACAGCACCATCAGGATGCCGTTGCGGATGGCCGGCATGTAGGCCTTCATCTCTTCGGCGAACTTGGCGTCTTCGACTTCCAGCGTCACGCCGATCTGGGCGTAGCGGTCGCTTTCCTTGTCGGCCAGGTTGACGACGAAGGGCTCGAGCGGCACGAACACGGGCGGGTGTTTGGCCGCGTCTTTGCGGCGGGCTTCGGCTGCGGCGGCCGCACTGGCTTCGCCACCGTCTTCTTCCTCGGCGGCGGCAGCGGCGGCGGCCTTCTTCTTCATCACGACCACGGCCGCGGCACCACCCCCGAGCACCAGCACCAGCACGGCTGCGAGGATGATGATCAGCTTCTTCTTGCCCTTGGGGGCAGGGGCATCGCCGGCGACGGCATCGGCCGTGGCGGCAGCGGCTTTGGACATGGACACTCCTTCAATGGAGAGCCCGCACGGGGCTCTTCTTGAAGGAAATTATGAAAACCGGGGCGGTTTTCGAAGGCTCGATAAGCGGGCGGAAAGCCCGGCTTCAGCGATGTGATCGTCATTCCCGCTTTCGCGGGAATGACGGTGGCAGGATCAGGCGTAGAGGTCGACGCCGCCAGCCGAAACGCGCGTCGTCACACGGCGAGATGTGACATCCGTCTCAACTCCGCCGACGGCACGGGCGTTGCCGTCACCGCGCTCACCTCGGCCGTCGCCCTCGCCTTGCTCACGCCCACGGGCCTGGCTGTGCACGCCGCCGCCGGAGAGCGTGAAACCGGCCTCGCGCAGCGAGGCGGCGAGTTCGGGCAGGCCGTTTTCGATGATCTGCCGCGTGGCCGCCGAATCGGCGCCGAAATTGACCTGCGCCTGCGTGCCGTCGATGGCGATCTGCACCGAGATCGGCCCCATCTCGGCCGGGTTGAGGTGCAGTTCGGCCTGCTGGATGCCGTCCTTGGCGAGCACGCTGACCTGCACGCCGAGGTCCCGGGCGAACTCGGGCGAGGTGGCCTGCGTGGGCACCTGCACCGCCACCGGGGCAGCGGTCTCGCCGGTGCGCGAGGTAGCGGGAGTCGACGCTACGCCCGCCGGGTGCGGCGTGTGCAGCTCCTGTGCAGGCTTCAGTTCGCGCCGGCTGTCGTCGACCTGGGCCAGCGCAGCCTTGAACGATGAGCTTTCCGCCGCGTCGCGGGTCGTGGGTTCGGGTTTGGCCTTGAGCTCGCGCGCCTCCTGGGCGGCGTCTTGGGCCTTCACGTCCTTGCCGGTGGCGGCGAGCGCGCCACGTGCACCGCCCTTTTTCGACGCGTCGGCCGTGTCGGCCAGCTCGTCGCCTGCGGCGGCCTTGCCCTTGGCGGCCTCGGCCTCCGGCGGCGCCACCGGCCGCTGCAGCGAGGCCAGCCAGTCGGCCAGGGCAGGGTCGGCGGCGGGGGATTCGGTGTCGACCTTCTCGGCACGGTCGGCGCTGTCGCCCTCACCGTCGGCCTTCGCGGCCTTGTCGGCGTGTTTGTCGGACTCGGCCTTGTGGCCCTTCTCGGCCTTGCCCGACTTGTCGGCCTTCTCGCCCTTGTGGCTGCGCTCGCCGGCCTGGGCGGGCTTGGTCGCGTCGGCTTCAGGTGCCGCATCGGGCGTGGGCGCTTCGGCCTCGCGCGCCTGGGCCCGGCTCAGCATCTGCGAGAAGCCGGGTTGTGACGACGGGGCCGGTGCCGCGGCCTGCGCCGGCATCTGCGGTGCAACGGGCGGAACGAAAGACGAGATGGCGGGGTTCATGGTCGGGGCTCGATCGGGGTCAGCGGACTCAGCGGGCTCAGGCGGCGATGGAGCGCTGCTGCAGCTGCGCCCAGGCGGCACGCGCCGCGAATTCATCGGTCTGCTTCTGGTCGCGGCGGTCCGCGGCGATGCGCTGCTCGGTGAGGCGGCGCTCGAGCAGCTTGCGCACCGAGGCCACGCGCATCTCCTGCTCGCGCAGGTCTTCGCGCGCCTGCTCGACCTTGCGCTCGGCGTGCGCGGCAATCTGCTGCTGCTGCTCGATGGCCTGCGTGAGGCGGCTGCTGAAGCCCTGGTAGCACTGCAGGATGCTCACCGAGCTGTTCTTGCTGAACTGCTCGCGGAAGCGCCCTTCGTATTCTCCGCGGTAGGCCACCAGCTGGTCGGCCTGGCTCTGCGCAGCGGCAAAGCTGTCGCTCGCCTGCTGCAGCAGCGCCACGGCGGTGTCGCGCTCGCGCTCGGCCTGGCCCAGCAAAGCCATCAGGGGATCGATCGAAGGGTTGCTCATGGTGCAGCCTCAGTGATTCAGTGGGTGGTGAGCTCGCGCAGCTCGCGCAGGCTCTGGGTGAGGGATGCCGGCCGGTGCATGTCCTGCTGCAGCAGCGACACCATCTGCGGGTGCAGGCGCACCGCGGTGTCGAGCTCGGGGTCATTTCCGGGGCTGTAGGCGCCGAGCTGGATCAGGTCGCGCGCCTTGTTGTATTTCGCGTGCAGCTGGCGGAAGCGGCGGGCCGCATCGATGTGCGCGCCTTCGCTCACGTTGTTCATCACGCGCGAGATCGAGCGCTCGATGTCGATGGCCGGGTAGTGGCCGGCTTCGGCCAGCTCGCGGCTCAGCACGATGTGGCCGTCGAGGATGCCTCGGGCCGCATCGGCGATCGGGTCTTGCTGGTCGTCGCCTTCGCTGAGCACGGTGTAGAAGGCGGTGATCGAGCCCACGCCGTGGATGCCGTTGCCGCTACGCTCCACGAGCTGCGGCAGCTTGGCAAAGCAGCTCGGCGGGTAGCCCTTGGTGGCCGGCGGCTCGCCGATGGCCAGTGCAATCTCGCGCTGCGCCATCGCGTAGCGGGTGAGCGAATCCATCAGCAGCAGCACATGCTGGCCGCGGTCGCGGAAGTGCTCGGCAATGGCGGTGGCGTAATTCGCGCCCTGCATGCGGGTGAGCGGCGGCGCGTCGGCGGGTGCGGCCACCACCACCGAGCGGCGGATGCCGTCTTCGCCCAGGATGTCTTCGATGAACTCTTTCACTTCACGGCCGCGCTCGCCGATGAGCCCGACCACGATCACGTCGGCCGCGGTGTAGCGGGCCATCATGCCCAGCAGCACCGATTTGCCCACGCCGGTGCCGGCGAAGAGGCCGATGCGCTGGCCGCGGCCCACGGTGAGCATGCTGTTGATGGCGCGCACGCCGGTGTCGAGCGGCTGGCGGATGGGGTCGCGGTCCATCGCGTTGATGGAGCGGCGCACCAGCGGCTCCTTGTGCACGTGTTGCAGCGGGCCCTTGCGGTCGATCGGGTGGCCGTGCGAGTCGATCACGCGGCCGAGCAGGCCGTCGCCCACCGGCAGGTGCTGCGTGCGGTCTTCGCCACGGCGCCAGGGGTGGTTGGGGGTGTTGAGCTGCAGCGGCACGATGGGCGACGGGCGCGGCACCACGCGGGCGCCACTGGCCAGGCCTTGCACGTCGCTGCTGGTGGGCATGAGGTAGGCACGGTCGCCCGAGAAGCCCACCACTTCGGCCAGCACGGGCGGGACGTTGTGGTGGTCGTCCATGTGGATCTGGCACACCGAGCCCACCGGCACGCGGATGCCCGCGGCTTCGAGCACAAGACCGGCCACGCGCACGAGAGTGCCCTGCGTTTCCAGCGGCACGGGGTCGGCGGCGAAGTTCTGCAGGTCGGCGAGGTAGCGGTGCCACTTCTCGCCTTGCGCCACGGCATGGGTCTCGATGGGCGAGGTGATCATGCGGCCCCCCGATCGTCGCCGGCGTCGGCGTCATCGTCGGCGGGCGGGCCGCCGTTCCAGCGCTCGTCACAGCCGAGCGAGGCGGCAGCGCGCCGCCAGCGGGTTTCCACGCTCGCATCGATCACGCCGATGTCGGACTCGACCACGCAGCCACCACGGGTGACGTCGCTGTCGGAGATCACACGCCCGCCGCGCGCTTCGATCACCTCGGCGGCGCCCTGGGCCACGAGGGCATGGTCGTCGGGGTGCACGCGCAGCGTGATGTGCTGGGCGCTGCGCAGGAGGGTGTCGACCGCTTCCTGCGCCACGGCGGCCACGAGCTCAGGGCGCTGCGTGAGCTCGCTGCGCACGATCTGGCGCGCGAGGTGCGTGGCCGAGACGGCCAGGGCACGGGCCATGTCCTGCTGCAAGGCGTCGAGCTGGCGGTTGTACGACTCGGCGATGGCGCCCATCTGCGCGGTGATCTGTGCGGCGTAGCTTTGCTTGAAGCCGTCGAGCGCAACCAGGCCGTCGCGGTAGCCGTCTTGATAGCCGGCGGTGCGGGCGGCCTTGACGTGCGCGGCCAGGGTTTCTTCTGGAGACGGTGCCGGCGGCGCAGGCGGAGCCGGCGGCTCGGCGCGCTGCACCGGGGCTTGCGGCGCGGCTTCGTTGCCGGAGAGCGCACCGGGCTTCCACGCGGCGAAGGAGTTCAGCTCCTCGCGCGGGATGAAGCGGGCGTAGGGCGACGCCGGCTTGGGCGTGCTGCCGTTTTTAGAGGAACTCATCGTCGCCGCCACCGCCCAACACGATCTGGCCTTCGTCGGCCAGGCGTCTCACGATCTTCAGCATTTCCTTCTGCTCGGCTTCGACCTCGCTCACACGCACCGGGCCGCGCGATTCGAGGTCTTCGCGCAGCGTCTCGGCGGCGCGCGTCGACATGTTCTTGAACACCTTCTCGCGCATCTCGGGCGTGGCGCCCTTGAGCGCGATCACGAGCGATTCGCTCTGCACTTCCTTCAGCAGCAGCTGGATGCCCTTGTCGTCGACCTTCTCCAGGTCGTCGAAGGTGAACATGTTGTCCATGATCTTCTGGGCCAGCTCGTTGTCGGCTTCGCGGATG
This window harbors:
- a CDS encoding flagellar basal body-associated FliL family protein, with protein sequence MSKAAAATADAVAGDAPAPKGKKKLIIILAAVLVLVLGGGAAAVVVMKKKAAAAAAAEEEDGGEASAAAAAEARRKDAAKHPPVFVPLEPFVVNLADKESDRYAQIGVTLEVEDAKFAEEMKAYMPAIRNGILMVLSHKTSGQLLSREGKLALAKDIMREAGLPLGIEIKDEPVARVESTDDEVEDEDQPKKKKKKASASASSPIKRVHFSNFIVQ
- a CDS encoding flagellar hook-length control protein FliK produces the protein MNPAISSFVPPVAPQMPAQAAAPAPSSQPGFSQMLSRAQAREAEAPTPDAAPEADATKPAQAGERSHKGEKADKSGKAEKGHKAESDKHADKAAKADGEGDSADRAEKVDTESPAADPALADWLASLQRPVAPPEAEAAKGKAAAGDELADTADASKKGGARGALAATGKDVKAQDAAQEARELKAKPEPTTRDAAESSSFKAALAQVDDSRRELKPAQELHTPHPAGVASTPATSRTGETAAPVAVQVPTQATSPEFARDLGVQVSVLAKDGIQQAELHLNPAEMGPISVQIAIDGTQAQVNFGADSAATRQIIENGLPELAASLREAGFTLSGGGVHSQARGREQGEGDGRGERGDGNARAVGGVETDVTSRRVTTRVSAGGVDLYA
- the fliJ gene encoding flagellar export protein FliJ, yielding MALLGQAERERDTAVALLQQASDSFAAAQSQADQLVAYRGEYEGRFREQFSKNSSVSILQCYQGFSSRLTQAIEQQQQIAAHAERKVEQAREDLREQEMRVASVRKLLERRLTEQRIAADRRDQKQTDEFAARAAWAQLQQRSIAA
- the fliI gene encoding flagellar protein export ATPase FliI — translated: MITSPIETHAVAQGEKWHRYLADLQNFAADPVPLETQGTLVRVAGLVLEAAGIRVPVGSVCQIHMDDHHNVPPVLAEVVGFSGDRAYLMPTSSDVQGLASGARVVPRPSPIVPLQLNTPNHPWRRGEDRTQHLPVGDGLLGRVIDSHGHPIDRKGPLQHVHKEPLVRRSINAMDRDPIRQPLDTGVRAINSMLTVGRGQRIGLFAGTGVGKSVLLGMMARYTAADVIVVGLIGERGREVKEFIEDILGEDGIRRSVVVAAPADAPPLTRMQGANYATAIAEHFRDRGQHVLLLMDSLTRYAMAQREIALAIGEPPATKGYPPSCFAKLPQLVERSGNGIHGVGSITAFYTVLSEGDDQQDPIADAARGILDGHIVLSRELAEAGHYPAIDIERSISRVMNNVSEGAHIDAARRFRQLHAKYNKARDLIQLGAYSPGNDPELDTAVRLHPQMVSLLQQDMHRPASLTQSLRELRELTTH
- a CDS encoding flagellar biosynthesis protein, whose translation is MSSSKNGSTPKPASPYARFIPREELNSFAAWKPGALSGNEAAPQAPVQRAEPPAPPAPPAPSPEETLAAHVKAARTAGYQDGYRDGLVALDGFKQSYAAQITAQMGAIAESYNRQLDALQQDMARALAVSATHLARQIVRSELTQRPELVAAVAQEAVDTLLRSAQHITLRVHPDDHALVAQGAAEVIEARGGRVISDSDVTRGGCVVESDIGVIDASVETRWRRAAASLGCDERWNGGPPADDDADAGDDRGAA